A portion of the Carya illinoinensis cultivar Pawnee chromosome 11, C.illinoinensisPawnee_v1, whole genome shotgun sequence genome contains these proteins:
- the LOC122283014 gene encoding ninja-family protein 6-like isoform X1 codes for MGEPNQGKTSQANLPKQTDGKPGSLMLTFSSKNPKHTQFANTKPKLDLSLGLSLGGVHREYFKENPVIRSSSNAGMITEKVNTGEPNSAMQGVFFSSQRSCSLPVENKQREIMIKDLPAKKRMEAQRSLVEKQRKGGMAAIEEENPSGETAVPPSDVAAWAVASAARSPALCRAIGKIKAEGQIYGKLQLKDSLFCFIAYMFLHKFQDGLEAVAAAKVDTSSLSLPNPMETKPVFIPEATEKGKSVKLSKRKLEKPSKKVKVSKGCFQDNGMDVMKQMPSVTTTGDGPNGKRIEGFLYRYTKSQVSIVCVCHGSSLSPAEFVKHAGGKDVKNPLKQITVFPGF; via the exons ATGGGGGAACCAAACCAGGGAAAGACTTCGCAAGCCAACCTTCCCAAGCAAACCGATGGAAAACCAGGAAGTCTCATGCTGACATTCTCGTCTAAGAATCCCAAGCACACCCAATTTGCCAATACTAAACCAAAACTAGACCTCAGTCTCGGACTCTCTTTGGGTGGAGTTCACCGTGAATACTTCAAAGAAAATCCTGTAATCCGGTCATCCTCGAACGCTGGAATGATAACCGAGAAGGTAAACACCGGTGAACCCAACTCGGCCATGCAGGGAGTCTTTTTTTCGTCTCAGAGATCTTGCTCGCTGCCTGTGGAGAATAAGCAAAGGGAGATTATGATCAAGGACTTGCCGGCAAAGAAGAGAATGGAGGCCCAGAGGAGTCTGGTGGAAAAGCAGAGGAAAGGCGGCATGGCAGCCATCGAGGAAGAAAACCCTTCAGGTGAGACGGCGGTTCCACCGTCTGACGTGGCTGCTTGGGCAGTGGCTTCTGCGGCGAGGAGCCCTGCACTTTGTCGTGCCATTGGAAAGATCAAAGCCGAGGGACAAATATATGGGAAGCTACAACTCAAGG ATTCTCTTTTCTGCTTTATTGCTTATATGTTTTTGCATAAATTCCAAGACGGACTGGAAGCTGTGGCTGCAGCAAAGGTTGATACCAGTTCTTTGTCATTGCCCAATCCAATGGAAACTAAGCCTGTGTTTATTCCTGAAGCAACAGAAAAGGGAAAATCAGTGAAACTTTCTAAGCGTAAGCTTGAGAAACCGTCCAAGAAGGTTAAAGTTTCTAAAGGCTGCTTTCAAGACAATGGGATGGATGTGATGAAACAGATGCCTAGTGTGACTACCACTGGAGATGGCCCAAACGGTAAGAGAATTGAAGGGTTTTTATACAGGTATACGAAAAGTCAAGTAAGCATAGTCTGTGTTTGCCAtggcagctctctctctccagccgAATTCGTCAAGCATGCCGGTGGAAAGGATGTCAAAAACCCACTAAAGCAGATCACTGTCTTCCCCGGCTTCTAG
- the LOC122283014 gene encoding ninja-family protein AFP3-like isoform X2, with protein sequence MGEPNQGKTSQANLPKQTDGKPGSLMLTFSSKNPKHTQFANTKPKLDLSLGLSLGGVHREYFKENPVIRSSSNAGMITEKVNTGEPNSAMQGVFFSSQRSCSLPVENKQREIMIKDLPAKKRMEAQRSLVEKQRKGGMAAIEEENPSGETAVPPSDVAAWAVASAARSPALCRAIGKIKAEGQIYGKLQLKDGLEAVAAAKVDTSSLSLPNPMETKPVFIPEATEKGKSVKLSKRKLEKPSKKVKVSKGCFQDNGMDVMKQMPSVTTTGDGPNGKRIEGFLYRYTKSQVSIVCVCHGSSLSPAEFVKHAGGKDVKNPLKQITVFPGF encoded by the exons ATGGGGGAACCAAACCAGGGAAAGACTTCGCAAGCCAACCTTCCCAAGCAAACCGATGGAAAACCAGGAAGTCTCATGCTGACATTCTCGTCTAAGAATCCCAAGCACACCCAATTTGCCAATACTAAACCAAAACTAGACCTCAGTCTCGGACTCTCTTTGGGTGGAGTTCACCGTGAATACTTCAAAGAAAATCCTGTAATCCGGTCATCCTCGAACGCTGGAATGATAACCGAGAAGGTAAACACCGGTGAACCCAACTCGGCCATGCAGGGAGTCTTTTTTTCGTCTCAGAGATCTTGCTCGCTGCCTGTGGAGAATAAGCAAAGGGAGATTATGATCAAGGACTTGCCGGCAAAGAAGAGAATGGAGGCCCAGAGGAGTCTGGTGGAAAAGCAGAGGAAAGGCGGCATGGCAGCCATCGAGGAAGAAAACCCTTCAGGTGAGACGGCGGTTCCACCGTCTGACGTGGCTGCTTGGGCAGTGGCTTCTGCGGCGAGGAGCCCTGCACTTTGTCGTGCCATTGGAAAGATCAAAGCCGAGGGACAAATATATGGGAAGCTACAACTCAAGG ACGGACTGGAAGCTGTGGCTGCAGCAAAGGTTGATACCAGTTCTTTGTCATTGCCCAATCCAATGGAAACTAAGCCTGTGTTTATTCCTGAAGCAACAGAAAAGGGAAAATCAGTGAAACTTTCTAAGCGTAAGCTTGAGAAACCGTCCAAGAAGGTTAAAGTTTCTAAAGGCTGCTTTCAAGACAATGGGATGGATGTGATGAAACAGATGCCTAGTGTGACTACCACTGGAGATGGCCCAAACGGTAAGAGAATTGAAGGGTTTTTATACAGGTATACGAAAAGTCAAGTAAGCATAGTCTGTGTTTGCCAtggcagctctctctctccagccgAATTCGTCAAGCATGCCGGTGGAAAGGATGTCAAAAACCCACTAAAGCAGATCACTGTCTTCCCCGGCTTCTAG
- the LOC122283014 gene encoding ninja-family protein 6-like isoform X3 — translation MGEPNQGKTSQANLPKQTDGKPGSLMLTFSSKNPKHTQFANTKPKLDLSLGLSLGGVHREYFKENPVIRSSSNAGMITEKVNTGEPNSAMQGVFFSSQRSCSLPVENKQREIMIKDLPAKKRMEAQRSLVEKQRKGGMAAIEEENPSGETAVPPSDVAAWAVASAARSPALCRAIGKIKAEGQIYGKLQLKDSLFCFIAYMFLHKFQDGLEAVAAAKVDTSSLSLPNPMETKPVFIPEATEKGKSVKLSKRKLEKPSKKVKVSKGCFQDNGMDVMKQMPSVTTTGDGPNVCVCHGSSLSPAEFVKHAGGKDVKNPLKQITVFPGF, via the exons ATGGGGGAACCAAACCAGGGAAAGACTTCGCAAGCCAACCTTCCCAAGCAAACCGATGGAAAACCAGGAAGTCTCATGCTGACATTCTCGTCTAAGAATCCCAAGCACACCCAATTTGCCAATACTAAACCAAAACTAGACCTCAGTCTCGGACTCTCTTTGGGTGGAGTTCACCGTGAATACTTCAAAGAAAATCCTGTAATCCGGTCATCCTCGAACGCTGGAATGATAACCGAGAAGGTAAACACCGGTGAACCCAACTCGGCCATGCAGGGAGTCTTTTTTTCGTCTCAGAGATCTTGCTCGCTGCCTGTGGAGAATAAGCAAAGGGAGATTATGATCAAGGACTTGCCGGCAAAGAAGAGAATGGAGGCCCAGAGGAGTCTGGTGGAAAAGCAGAGGAAAGGCGGCATGGCAGCCATCGAGGAAGAAAACCCTTCAGGTGAGACGGCGGTTCCACCGTCTGACGTGGCTGCTTGGGCAGTGGCTTCTGCGGCGAGGAGCCCTGCACTTTGTCGTGCCATTGGAAAGATCAAAGCCGAGGGACAAATATATGGGAAGCTACAACTCAAGG ATTCTCTTTTCTGCTTTATTGCTTATATGTTTTTGCATAAATTCCAAGACGGACTGGAAGCTGTGGCTGCAGCAAAGGTTGATACCAGTTCTTTGTCATTGCCCAATCCAATGGAAACTAAGCCTGTGTTTATTCCTGAAGCAACAGAAAAGGGAAAATCAGTGAAACTTTCTAAGCGTAAGCTTGAGAAACCGTCCAAGAAGGTTAAAGTTTCTAAAGGCTGCTTTCAAGACAATGGGATGGATGTGATGAAACAGATGCCTAGTGTGACTACCACTGGAGATGGCCCAAACG TCTGTGTTTGCCAtggcagctctctctctccagccgAATTCGTCAAGCATGCCGGTGGAAAGGATGTCAAAAACCCACTAAAGCAGATCACTGTCTTCCCCGGCTTCTAG
- the LOC122283014 gene encoding ninja-family protein AFP3-like isoform X6, which translates to MGEPNQGKTSQANLPKQTDGKPGSLMLTFSSKNPKHTQFANTKPKLDLSLGLSLGGVHREYFKENPVIRSSSNAGMITEKVNTGEPNSAMQGVFFSSQRSCSLPVENKQREIMIKDLPAKKRMEAQRSLVEKQRKGGMAAIEEENPSGETAVPPSDVAAWAVASAARSPALCRAIGKIKAEGQIYGKLQLKEKGKSVKLSKRKLEKPSKKVKVSKGCFQDNGMDVMKQMPSVTTTGDGPNGKRIEGFLYRYTKSQVSIVCVCHGSSLSPAEFVKHAGGKDVKNPLKQITVFPGF; encoded by the exons ATGGGGGAACCAAACCAGGGAAAGACTTCGCAAGCCAACCTTCCCAAGCAAACCGATGGAAAACCAGGAAGTCTCATGCTGACATTCTCGTCTAAGAATCCCAAGCACACCCAATTTGCCAATACTAAACCAAAACTAGACCTCAGTCTCGGACTCTCTTTGGGTGGAGTTCACCGTGAATACTTCAAAGAAAATCCTGTAATCCGGTCATCCTCGAACGCTGGAATGATAACCGAGAAGGTAAACACCGGTGAACCCAACTCGGCCATGCAGGGAGTCTTTTTTTCGTCTCAGAGATCTTGCTCGCTGCCTGTGGAGAATAAGCAAAGGGAGATTATGATCAAGGACTTGCCGGCAAAGAAGAGAATGGAGGCCCAGAGGAGTCTGGTGGAAAAGCAGAGGAAAGGCGGCATGGCAGCCATCGAGGAAGAAAACCCTTCAGGTGAGACGGCGGTTCCACCGTCTGACGTGGCTGCTTGGGCAGTGGCTTCTGCGGCGAGGAGCCCTGCACTTTGTCGTGCCATTGGAAAGATCAAAGCCGAGGGACAAATATATGGGAAGCTACAACTCAAGG AAAAGGGAAAATCAGTGAAACTTTCTAAGCGTAAGCTTGAGAAACCGTCCAAGAAGGTTAAAGTTTCTAAAGGCTGCTTTCAAGACAATGGGATGGATGTGATGAAACAGATGCCTAGTGTGACTACCACTGGAGATGGCCCAAACGGTAAGAGAATTGAAGGGTTTTTATACAGGTATACGAAAAGTCAAGTAAGCATAGTCTGTGTTTGCCAtggcagctctctctctccagccgAATTCGTCAAGCATGCCGGTGGAAAGGATGTCAAAAACCCACTAAAGCAGATCACTGTCTTCCCCGGCTTCTAG
- the LOC122283014 gene encoding ninja-family protein AFP3-like isoform X5 codes for MGEPNQGKTSQANLPKQTDGKPGSLMLTFSSKNPKHTQFANTKPKLDLSLGLSLGGVHREYFKENPVIRSSSNAGMITEKVNTGEPNSAMQGVFFSSQRSCSLPVENKQREIMIKDLPAKKRMEAQRSLVEKQRKGGMAAIEEENPSGETAVPPSDVAAWAVASAARSPALCRAIGKIKAEGQIYGKLQLKATEKGKSVKLSKRKLEKPSKKVKVSKGCFQDNGMDVMKQMPSVTTTGDGPNGKRIEGFLYRYTKSQVSIVCVCHGSSLSPAEFVKHAGGKDVKNPLKQITVFPGF; via the exons ATGGGGGAACCAAACCAGGGAAAGACTTCGCAAGCCAACCTTCCCAAGCAAACCGATGGAAAACCAGGAAGTCTCATGCTGACATTCTCGTCTAAGAATCCCAAGCACACCCAATTTGCCAATACTAAACCAAAACTAGACCTCAGTCTCGGACTCTCTTTGGGTGGAGTTCACCGTGAATACTTCAAAGAAAATCCTGTAATCCGGTCATCCTCGAACGCTGGAATGATAACCGAGAAGGTAAACACCGGTGAACCCAACTCGGCCATGCAGGGAGTCTTTTTTTCGTCTCAGAGATCTTGCTCGCTGCCTGTGGAGAATAAGCAAAGGGAGATTATGATCAAGGACTTGCCGGCAAAGAAGAGAATGGAGGCCCAGAGGAGTCTGGTGGAAAAGCAGAGGAAAGGCGGCATGGCAGCCATCGAGGAAGAAAACCCTTCAGGTGAGACGGCGGTTCCACCGTCTGACGTGGCTGCTTGGGCAGTGGCTTCTGCGGCGAGGAGCCCTGCACTTTGTCGTGCCATTGGAAAGATCAAAGCCGAGGGACAAATATATGGGAAGCTACAACTCAAGG CAACAGAAAAGGGAAAATCAGTGAAACTTTCTAAGCGTAAGCTTGAGAAACCGTCCAAGAAGGTTAAAGTTTCTAAAGGCTGCTTTCAAGACAATGGGATGGATGTGATGAAACAGATGCCTAGTGTGACTACCACTGGAGATGGCCCAAACGGTAAGAGAATTGAAGGGTTTTTATACAGGTATACGAAAAGTCAAGTAAGCATAGTCTGTGTTTGCCAtggcagctctctctctccagccgAATTCGTCAAGCATGCCGGTGGAAAGGATGTCAAAAACCCACTAAAGCAGATCACTGTCTTCCCCGGCTTCTAG
- the LOC122283014 gene encoding uncharacterized protein LOC122283014 isoform X4: protein MGEPNQGKTSQANLPKQTDGKPGSLMLTFSSKNPKHTQFANTKPKLDLSLGLSLGGVHREYFKENPVIRSSSNAGMITEKVNTGEPNSAMQGVFFSSQRSCSLPVENKQREIMIKDLPAKKRMEAQRSLVEKQRKGGMAAIEEENPSGETAVPPSDVAAWAVASAARSPALCRAIGKIKAEGQIYGKLQLKDSLFCFIAYMFLHKFQDGLEAVAAAKVDTSSLSLPNPMETKPVFIPEATEKGKSVKLSKRKLEKPSKKVKVSKGCFQDNGMDVMKQMPSVTTTGDGPNALSLQPNSSSMPVERMSKTH from the exons ATGGGGGAACCAAACCAGGGAAAGACTTCGCAAGCCAACCTTCCCAAGCAAACCGATGGAAAACCAGGAAGTCTCATGCTGACATTCTCGTCTAAGAATCCCAAGCACACCCAATTTGCCAATACTAAACCAAAACTAGACCTCAGTCTCGGACTCTCTTTGGGTGGAGTTCACCGTGAATACTTCAAAGAAAATCCTGTAATCCGGTCATCCTCGAACGCTGGAATGATAACCGAGAAGGTAAACACCGGTGAACCCAACTCGGCCATGCAGGGAGTCTTTTTTTCGTCTCAGAGATCTTGCTCGCTGCCTGTGGAGAATAAGCAAAGGGAGATTATGATCAAGGACTTGCCGGCAAAGAAGAGAATGGAGGCCCAGAGGAGTCTGGTGGAAAAGCAGAGGAAAGGCGGCATGGCAGCCATCGAGGAAGAAAACCCTTCAGGTGAGACGGCGGTTCCACCGTCTGACGTGGCTGCTTGGGCAGTGGCTTCTGCGGCGAGGAGCCCTGCACTTTGTCGTGCCATTGGAAAGATCAAAGCCGAGGGACAAATATATGGGAAGCTACAACTCAAGG ATTCTCTTTTCTGCTTTATTGCTTATATGTTTTTGCATAAATTCCAAGACGGACTGGAAGCTGTGGCTGCAGCAAAGGTTGATACCAGTTCTTTGTCATTGCCCAATCCAATGGAAACTAAGCCTGTGTTTATTCCTGAAGCAACAGAAAAGGGAAAATCAGTGAAACTTTCTAAGCGTAAGCTTGAGAAACCGTCCAAGAAGGTTAAAGTTTCTAAAGGCTGCTTTCAAGACAATGGGATGGATGTGATGAAACAGATGCCTAGTGTGACTACCACTGGAGATGGCCCAAACG ctctctctctccagccgAATTCGTCAAGCATGCCGGTGGAAAGGATGTCAAAAACCCACTAA